The proteins below are encoded in one region of Mus caroli chromosome 10, CAROLI_EIJ_v1.1, whole genome shotgun sequence:
- the Midn gene encoding midnolin isoform X1, producing MEPQPGGARSCRRGAPGGACELSTATESAAPMSLAIHSTTGTRYDLSVPHDETVEGLRKRLSQRLKVPKERLALLHKDTRLSSGKLQEFGVGDGSKLTLVPTVEAGLMSQASRPEQSVMQALESLTETQPPATPGPGRAAGGGFRKYRLILFKRPWHRQGPQSPERGGERPQVSDFLSGRSPLTLALRVGDHMMFVQLQLAAQHTPLQHRHVLAAAAAAAAAARGDSSVATPVSSPCRPVSSAARVPPVSSSPSSPVPPSPVTAGSFRSHAASTTCPEQMDCSPPASSSSTSTPGSSPTPRSRKPGAVIESFVNHAPGVFSGTFSGTLHPNCQDSSGRPRRDIGTILQILNDLLSATRHYQGMPPSLTQLRCHAQCSPASPAPDLTPKTTSCEKLAATSPTSLLQGQSQIRMCKPPGDRLRQTENRATRCKVERLQLLLQQKRLRRKARRDARGPYHWTPSRKAGRSDSSSSGGGSGPSEATGLGLDFEDSLWKPEVNPDIQSEFVVA from the exons ATGGAGCCGCAGCCCGGCGGTGCCCGGAGCTGCCGGCGCGGGGCCCCCGGCGGCGCCTGCGAGCTGAGCACGGCCACGGAGTCGGCCGCACCCATGAGCCTGGCGATCCACAGCACCACGGGGACCCGCTACGACCTGTCGGTGCCCCACGACGAGACCGTGGAAGGGCTGCGCAAAAGGTTGTCCCAACGCctcaaagtacccaaggaacgcCTAGCGCTGCTTCACAAAGACAC CCGGCTCAGTTCGGGGAAGCTGCAGGAATTCGGCGTGGGGGATGGGAGCAAGTTGACGCTCGTGCCCACGGTGGAAGCTGGCCTCATG TCCCAGGCCTCGAGGCCGGAACAGTCCGTTATGCAAGCCTTGGAAAGTTTGACTGAGACCCAG cccccagcGACACCCGGGCCAGGCCGGGCTGCCGGAGGAGGCTTCCGGAAATACAGATTGATTTTATTTAAGCGTCCGTGGCACCGACAGGGACCCCAGAGCCCAGAGAGGGGCGGCGAGAGGCCCCAG GTCAGTGACTTTCTGTCAGGCCGCTCGCCTTTGACCCTGGCCCTGCGAGTCGGGGATCACATGATGTTTGTACAGTTGCAACTGGCAGCCCAGCACACCCCACTCCAGCACCGCCATGTGCTCGCTGCCGCTGCcgcagcagccgccgccgcccGGGGAGACTCCAGTGTAGCCACCCCAGTGTCTTCGCCTTGTAGGCCAGTGTCCAGTGCCGCCCGTGTACCCCCAGTATCCAGCAGCCCTTCCTCACCTGTACCCCCCTCACCTGTCACTGCTGGCTCCTTCCGATCCCACGCAGCCTCCACAACCTGTCCTGAG CAGATGGACTGTTCTCCACCCGCCAGCAGCAGCTCCACATCCACCCCAGGCAGCAGCCCCACCCCTCGATCCCGCAAACCTGGTGCGGTCATTGAGAGCTTCGTGAACCATGCTCCAGGGGTCTTCTCAGGGACCTTCTCTG gCACACTACACCCCAACTGCCAGGACAGCAGTGGGCGGCCTCGGCGTGACATCGGCACCATTCTGCAGATACTCAATGACCTCCTAAGTGCCACGAGGCACTACCAGGGCATGCCACCCTCACTGACCCAGCTCCGCTGCCACGCTCAGTGCTCACCTGCCTCACCAGCCCCCGACCTCACCCCCAAAACTACCTCCTGTGAAAAGCTGGCAGCCACCTCCCCCACATCCCTGCTCCAGGGCCAGAGCCAGATCCGAATGTGCAAGCCCCCTG GAGACCGTCTTCGACAGACAGAGAATCGCGCCACACGTTGCAAAGTGGAACGCCTCCAGCTCCTGTTGCAGCAGAAGCGCCTGCGCAGGAAGGCACGGCGGGACGCCCGGGGGCCTTACCACTGGACCCCCAGCCGCAAAGCTGGCCGTAgcgacagcagcagcagtgggggtGGAAGTGGCCCCAGCGAGGCCACAGGCTTGGGCCTCGACTTCGAGGACTCCCTTTGGAAGCCTGAAGTCAACCCGGACATCCAGTCCGAGTTTGTGGTGGCTTAA
- the Midn gene encoding midnolin isoform X2, with protein sequence MEPQPGGARSCRRGAPGGACELSTATESAAPMSLAIHSTTGTRYDLSVPHDETVEGLRKRLSQRLKVPKERLALLHKDTRLSSGKLQEFGVGDGSKLTLVPTVEAGLMSQASRPEQSVMQALESLTETQPPATPGPGRAAGGGFRKYRLILFKRPWHRQGPQSPERGGERPQVSDFLSGRSPLTLALRVGDHMMFVQLQLAAQHTPLQHRHVLAAAAAAAAAARGDSSVATPVSSPCRPVSSAARVPPVSSSPSSPVPPSPVTAGSFRSHAASTTCPEMDCSPPASSSSTSTPGSSPTPRSRKPGAVIESFVNHAPGVFSGTFSGTLHPNCQDSSGRPRRDIGTILQILNDLLSATRHYQGMPPSLTQLRCHAQCSPASPAPDLTPKTTSCEKLAATSPTSLLQGQSQIRMCKPPGDRLRQTENRATRCKVERLQLLLQQKRLRRKARRDARGPYHWTPSRKAGRSDSSSSGGGSGPSEATGLGLDFEDSLWKPEVNPDIQSEFVVA encoded by the exons ATGGAGCCGCAGCCCGGCGGTGCCCGGAGCTGCCGGCGCGGGGCCCCCGGCGGCGCCTGCGAGCTGAGCACGGCCACGGAGTCGGCCGCACCCATGAGCCTGGCGATCCACAGCACCACGGGGACCCGCTACGACCTGTCGGTGCCCCACGACGAGACCGTGGAAGGGCTGCGCAAAAGGTTGTCCCAACGCctcaaagtacccaaggaacgcCTAGCGCTGCTTCACAAAGACAC CCGGCTCAGTTCGGGGAAGCTGCAGGAATTCGGCGTGGGGGATGGGAGCAAGTTGACGCTCGTGCCCACGGTGGAAGCTGGCCTCATG TCCCAGGCCTCGAGGCCGGAACAGTCCGTTATGCAAGCCTTGGAAAGTTTGACTGAGACCCAG cccccagcGACACCCGGGCCAGGCCGGGCTGCCGGAGGAGGCTTCCGGAAATACAGATTGATTTTATTTAAGCGTCCGTGGCACCGACAGGGACCCCAGAGCCCAGAGAGGGGCGGCGAGAGGCCCCAG GTCAGTGACTTTCTGTCAGGCCGCTCGCCTTTGACCCTGGCCCTGCGAGTCGGGGATCACATGATGTTTGTACAGTTGCAACTGGCAGCCCAGCACACCCCACTCCAGCACCGCCATGTGCTCGCTGCCGCTGCcgcagcagccgccgccgcccGGGGAGACTCCAGTGTAGCCACCCCAGTGTCTTCGCCTTGTAGGCCAGTGTCCAGTGCCGCCCGTGTACCCCCAGTATCCAGCAGCCCTTCCTCACCTGTACCCCCCTCACCTGTCACTGCTGGCTCCTTCCGATCCCACGCAGCCTCCACAACCTGTCCTGAG ATGGACTGTTCTCCACCCGCCAGCAGCAGCTCCACATCCACCCCAGGCAGCAGCCCCACCCCTCGATCCCGCAAACCTGGTGCGGTCATTGAGAGCTTCGTGAACCATGCTCCAGGGGTCTTCTCAGGGACCTTCTCTG gCACACTACACCCCAACTGCCAGGACAGCAGTGGGCGGCCTCGGCGTGACATCGGCACCATTCTGCAGATACTCAATGACCTCCTAAGTGCCACGAGGCACTACCAGGGCATGCCACCCTCACTGACCCAGCTCCGCTGCCACGCTCAGTGCTCACCTGCCTCACCAGCCCCCGACCTCACCCCCAAAACTACCTCCTGTGAAAAGCTGGCAGCCACCTCCCCCACATCCCTGCTCCAGGGCCAGAGCCAGATCCGAATGTGCAAGCCCCCTG GAGACCGTCTTCGACAGACAGAGAATCGCGCCACACGTTGCAAAGTGGAACGCCTCCAGCTCCTGTTGCAGCAGAAGCGCCTGCGCAGGAAGGCACGGCGGGACGCCCGGGGGCCTTACCACTGGACCCCCAGCCGCAAAGCTGGCCGTAgcgacagcagcagcagtgggggtGGAAGTGGCCCCAGCGAGGCCACAGGCTTGGGCCTCGACTTCGAGGACTCCCTTTGGAAGCCTGAAGTCAACCCGGACATCCAGTCCGAGTTTGTGGTGGCTTAA
- the Midn gene encoding midnolin isoform X3, producing the protein MEPQPGGARSCRRGAPGGACELSTATESAAPMSLAIHSTTGTRYDLSVPHDETVEGLRKRLSQRLKVPKERLALLHKDTRLSSGKLQEFGVGDGSKLTLVPTVEAGLMSQASRPEQSVMQALESLTETQVSDFLSGRSPLTLALRVGDHMMFVQLQLAAQHTPLQHRHVLAAAAAAAAAARGDSSVATPVSSPCRPVSSAARVPPVSSSPSSPVPPSPVTAGSFRSHAASTTCPEQMDCSPPASSSSTSTPGSSPTPRSRKPGAVIESFVNHAPGVFSGTFSGTLHPNCQDSSGRPRRDIGTILQILNDLLSATRHYQGMPPSLTQLRCHAQCSPASPAPDLTPKTTSCEKLAATSPTSLLQGQSQIRMCKPPGDRLRQTENRATRCKVERLQLLLQQKRLRRKARRDARGPYHWTPSRKAGRSDSSSSGGGSGPSEATGLGLDFEDSLWKPEVNPDIQSEFVVA; encoded by the exons ATGGAGCCGCAGCCCGGCGGTGCCCGGAGCTGCCGGCGCGGGGCCCCCGGCGGCGCCTGCGAGCTGAGCACGGCCACGGAGTCGGCCGCACCCATGAGCCTGGCGATCCACAGCACCACGGGGACCCGCTACGACCTGTCGGTGCCCCACGACGAGACCGTGGAAGGGCTGCGCAAAAGGTTGTCCCAACGCctcaaagtacccaaggaacgcCTAGCGCTGCTTCACAAAGACAC CCGGCTCAGTTCGGGGAAGCTGCAGGAATTCGGCGTGGGGGATGGGAGCAAGTTGACGCTCGTGCCCACGGTGGAAGCTGGCCTCATG TCCCAGGCCTCGAGGCCGGAACAGTCCGTTATGCAAGCCTTGGAAAGTTTGACTGAGACCCAG GTCAGTGACTTTCTGTCAGGCCGCTCGCCTTTGACCCTGGCCCTGCGAGTCGGGGATCACATGATGTTTGTACAGTTGCAACTGGCAGCCCAGCACACCCCACTCCAGCACCGCCATGTGCTCGCTGCCGCTGCcgcagcagccgccgccgcccGGGGAGACTCCAGTGTAGCCACCCCAGTGTCTTCGCCTTGTAGGCCAGTGTCCAGTGCCGCCCGTGTACCCCCAGTATCCAGCAGCCCTTCCTCACCTGTACCCCCCTCACCTGTCACTGCTGGCTCCTTCCGATCCCACGCAGCCTCCACAACCTGTCCTGAG CAGATGGACTGTTCTCCACCCGCCAGCAGCAGCTCCACATCCACCCCAGGCAGCAGCCCCACCCCTCGATCCCGCAAACCTGGTGCGGTCATTGAGAGCTTCGTGAACCATGCTCCAGGGGTCTTCTCAGGGACCTTCTCTG gCACACTACACCCCAACTGCCAGGACAGCAGTGGGCGGCCTCGGCGTGACATCGGCACCATTCTGCAGATACTCAATGACCTCCTAAGTGCCACGAGGCACTACCAGGGCATGCCACCCTCACTGACCCAGCTCCGCTGCCACGCTCAGTGCTCACCTGCCTCACCAGCCCCCGACCTCACCCCCAAAACTACCTCCTGTGAAAAGCTGGCAGCCACCTCCCCCACATCCCTGCTCCAGGGCCAGAGCCAGATCCGAATGTGCAAGCCCCCTG GAGACCGTCTTCGACAGACAGAGAATCGCGCCACACGTTGCAAAGTGGAACGCCTCCAGCTCCTGTTGCAGCAGAAGCGCCTGCGCAGGAAGGCACGGCGGGACGCCCGGGGGCCTTACCACTGGACCCCCAGCCGCAAAGCTGGCCGTAgcgacagcagcagcagtgggggtGGAAGTGGCCCCAGCGAGGCCACAGGCTTGGGCCTCGACTTCGAGGACTCCCTTTGGAAGCCTGAAGTCAACCCGGACATCCAGTCCGAGTTTGTGGTGGCTTAA
- the Midn gene encoding midnolin isoform X4 has protein sequence MEPQPGGARSCRRGAPGGACELSTATESAAPMSLAIHSTTGTRYDLSVPHDETVEGLRKRLSQRLKVPKERLALLHKDTRLSSGKLQEFGVGDGSKLTLVPTVEAGLMSQASRPEQSVMQALESLTETQVSDFLSGRSPLTLALRVGDHMMFVQLQLAAQHTPLQHRHVLAAAAAAAAAARGDSSVATPVSSPCRPVSSAARVPPVSSSPSSPVPPSPVTAGSFRSHAASTTCPEMDCSPPASSSSTSTPGSSPTPRSRKPGAVIESFVNHAPGVFSGTFSGTLHPNCQDSSGRPRRDIGTILQILNDLLSATRHYQGMPPSLTQLRCHAQCSPASPAPDLTPKTTSCEKLAATSPTSLLQGQSQIRMCKPPGDRLRQTENRATRCKVERLQLLLQQKRLRRKARRDARGPYHWTPSRKAGRSDSSSSGGGSGPSEATGLGLDFEDSLWKPEVNPDIQSEFVVA, from the exons ATGGAGCCGCAGCCCGGCGGTGCCCGGAGCTGCCGGCGCGGGGCCCCCGGCGGCGCCTGCGAGCTGAGCACGGCCACGGAGTCGGCCGCACCCATGAGCCTGGCGATCCACAGCACCACGGGGACCCGCTACGACCTGTCGGTGCCCCACGACGAGACCGTGGAAGGGCTGCGCAAAAGGTTGTCCCAACGCctcaaagtacccaaggaacgcCTAGCGCTGCTTCACAAAGACAC CCGGCTCAGTTCGGGGAAGCTGCAGGAATTCGGCGTGGGGGATGGGAGCAAGTTGACGCTCGTGCCCACGGTGGAAGCTGGCCTCATG TCCCAGGCCTCGAGGCCGGAACAGTCCGTTATGCAAGCCTTGGAAAGTTTGACTGAGACCCAG GTCAGTGACTTTCTGTCAGGCCGCTCGCCTTTGACCCTGGCCCTGCGAGTCGGGGATCACATGATGTTTGTACAGTTGCAACTGGCAGCCCAGCACACCCCACTCCAGCACCGCCATGTGCTCGCTGCCGCTGCcgcagcagccgccgccgcccGGGGAGACTCCAGTGTAGCCACCCCAGTGTCTTCGCCTTGTAGGCCAGTGTCCAGTGCCGCCCGTGTACCCCCAGTATCCAGCAGCCCTTCCTCACCTGTACCCCCCTCACCTGTCACTGCTGGCTCCTTCCGATCCCACGCAGCCTCCACAACCTGTCCTGAG ATGGACTGTTCTCCACCCGCCAGCAGCAGCTCCACATCCACCCCAGGCAGCAGCCCCACCCCTCGATCCCGCAAACCTGGTGCGGTCATTGAGAGCTTCGTGAACCATGCTCCAGGGGTCTTCTCAGGGACCTTCTCTG gCACACTACACCCCAACTGCCAGGACAGCAGTGGGCGGCCTCGGCGTGACATCGGCACCATTCTGCAGATACTCAATGACCTCCTAAGTGCCACGAGGCACTACCAGGGCATGCCACCCTCACTGACCCAGCTCCGCTGCCACGCTCAGTGCTCACCTGCCTCACCAGCCCCCGACCTCACCCCCAAAACTACCTCCTGTGAAAAGCTGGCAGCCACCTCCCCCACATCCCTGCTCCAGGGCCAGAGCCAGATCCGAATGTGCAAGCCCCCTG GAGACCGTCTTCGACAGACAGAGAATCGCGCCACACGTTGCAAAGTGGAACGCCTCCAGCTCCTGTTGCAGCAGAAGCGCCTGCGCAGGAAGGCACGGCGGGACGCCCGGGGGCCTTACCACTGGACCCCCAGCCGCAAAGCTGGCCGTAgcgacagcagcagcagtgggggtGGAAGTGGCCCCAGCGAGGCCACAGGCTTGGGCCTCGACTTCGAGGACTCCCTTTGGAAGCCTGAAGTCAACCCGGACATCCAGTCCGAGTTTGTGGTGGCTTAA